One genomic region from Panthera tigris isolate Pti1 chromosome D1, P.tigris_Pti1_mat1.1, whole genome shotgun sequence encodes:
- the SIRT3 gene encoding NAD-dependent protein deacetylase sirtuin-3, mitochondrial isoform X1 → MARWVRPALCALRLWGPAGWRSLYTEVRDVLGKGHQGPSPGRTDAVAASLWGVRKASCAVGLAALNSGITGGRRPISSSASASSIFGSGGNGKEKLFLQDIAELIRAGACQKAVVMVGAGVSTPSGIPDFRSPRSGLYSNLQRYDLPYPEAIFELTFFHHNPKPFFALAKELHPGSYRPNVIHYFLRLLHDKGLLLRLYTQNIDGLERVAGIPASKLVEAHGSFASATCTVCRRPFPGKDVWAEVMVDRIPRCPVCTGIVKPDIVFFGETLPQRFLLHVVDFPMADVLLILGTSLEVEPFASLSEAVRSSVPRLLINRDLVGPFAWRPRSRDVVQLGDMVHSVERLVELLGWTEELQDLMRQEAEKLNGRDR, encoded by the exons ATGGCACGGTGGGTTCGGCCTGCTCTTTGCGCCCTCAGGCTCTGGGGCCCGGCAG GGTGGAGGAGTCTCTATACGGAAGTCAGAGATGTCCTGGGGAAGGGTCATCAAGGGCCTTCCCCTGGAAGAACAGACGCGGTGGCCGCCAGCCTTTGGGGTGTGAGAAAGGCGTCCTGTGCAGTGGGGCTGGCAGCCCTGAACTCTGG CATTACAGGTGGAAGAAGACCTATATCTTCTTCTGCTAGTGCCTCAAGCATCTTTGGAAGCGGAGGCAACGGCAAGGAGAAGCTTTTTCTCCAGGACATAGCTGAGCTGATTCGAGCCGGAGCCTGCCAGAAGGCAGTGGTCATGGTGGGGGCCGGCGTCAGCACGCCCAGCGGCATTCCGGACTTCAG GTCTCCAAGGAGCGGCCTGTACAGCAACCTGCAGCGGTACGACCTCCCATACCCTGAGGCCATTTTCGAGCTCACTTTCTTCCATCACAACCCCAAGCCCTTTTTCGCTCTGGCCAAGGAGCTGCACCCCGGGAGCTACAGGCCCAATGTCATACACTATTTCCTCCGCCTGCTCCACGACAAGGGGCTGCTTCTGCGGCTCTACACACAGAACATCGATGGGCTCGAGAGAG TGGCTGGCATCCCTGCCTCCAAGCTGGTTGAAGCTCACGGATCCTTTGCCTCTGCCACGTGCACTGTCTGCCGAAGGCCCTTCCCAGGGAAGGACGTTTGG GCCGAAGTGATGGTGGACAGGATCCCCCGCTGTCCAGTCTGCACTGGCATCGTGAAGCCCGACATCGTGTTCTTTGGGGAGACGCTGCCCCAGAGGTTCTTGCTACATGTGGTTGATTTCCCCATGGCGGATGTGCTGCTTATCCTCGGGACCTCCCTGGAG GTAGAACCTTTTGCCAGCTTGTCTGAGGCCGTGCGGAGCTCGGTGCCCCGACTGCTCATCAACCGGGACCTGGTGGGGCCCTTTGCTTGGCGTCCTCGCAGCAGGGACGTGGTCCAGCTAGGGGATATGGTTCACAGCGTGGAAAGGCTGGTGGAGCTTCTGGGCTGGACAGAAGAGTTGCAGGACCTCATGCGGCAGGAAGCCGAGAAG CTCAATGGACGGGACAGATAG
- the SIRT3 gene encoding NAD-dependent protein deacetylase sirtuin-3, mitochondrial isoform X2 — MARWVRPALCALRLWGPAGWRSLYTEVRDVLGKGHQGPSPGRTDAVAASLWGVRKASCAVGLAALNSGSPRSGLYSNLQRYDLPYPEAIFELTFFHHNPKPFFALAKELHPGSYRPNVIHYFLRLLHDKGLLLRLYTQNIDGLERVAGIPASKLVEAHGSFASATCTVCRRPFPGKDVWAEVMVDRIPRCPVCTGIVKPDIVFFGETLPQRFLLHVVDFPMADVLLILGTSLEVEPFASLSEAVRSSVPRLLINRDLVGPFAWRPRSRDVVQLGDMVHSVERLVELLGWTEELQDLMRQEAEKLNGRDR, encoded by the exons ATGGCACGGTGGGTTCGGCCTGCTCTTTGCGCCCTCAGGCTCTGGGGCCCGGCAG GGTGGAGGAGTCTCTATACGGAAGTCAGAGATGTCCTGGGGAAGGGTCATCAAGGGCCTTCCCCTGGAAGAACAGACGCGGTGGCCGCCAGCCTTTGGGGTGTGAGAAAGGCGTCCTGTGCAGTGGGGCTGGCAGCCCTGAACTCTGG GTCTCCAAGGAGCGGCCTGTACAGCAACCTGCAGCGGTACGACCTCCCATACCCTGAGGCCATTTTCGAGCTCACTTTCTTCCATCACAACCCCAAGCCCTTTTTCGCTCTGGCCAAGGAGCTGCACCCCGGGAGCTACAGGCCCAATGTCATACACTATTTCCTCCGCCTGCTCCACGACAAGGGGCTGCTTCTGCGGCTCTACACACAGAACATCGATGGGCTCGAGAGAG TGGCTGGCATCCCTGCCTCCAAGCTGGTTGAAGCTCACGGATCCTTTGCCTCTGCCACGTGCACTGTCTGCCGAAGGCCCTTCCCAGGGAAGGACGTTTGG GCCGAAGTGATGGTGGACAGGATCCCCCGCTGTCCAGTCTGCACTGGCATCGTGAAGCCCGACATCGTGTTCTTTGGGGAGACGCTGCCCCAGAGGTTCTTGCTACATGTGGTTGATTTCCCCATGGCGGATGTGCTGCTTATCCTCGGGACCTCCCTGGAG GTAGAACCTTTTGCCAGCTTGTCTGAGGCCGTGCGGAGCTCGGTGCCCCGACTGCTCATCAACCGGGACCTGGTGGGGCCCTTTGCTTGGCGTCCTCGCAGCAGGGACGTGGTCCAGCTAGGGGATATGGTTCACAGCGTGGAAAGGCTGGTGGAGCTTCTGGGCTGGACAGAAGAGTTGCAGGACCTCATGCGGCAGGAAGCCGAGAAG CTCAATGGACGGGACAGATAG
- the SIRT3 gene encoding NAD-dependent protein deacetylase sirtuin-3, mitochondrial isoform X4: MARWVRPALCALRLWGPAVAGIPASKLVEAHGSFASATCTVCRRPFPGKDVWAEVMVDRIPRCPVCTGIVKPDIVFFGETLPQRFLLHVVDFPMADVLLILGTSLEVEPFASLSEAVRSSVPRLLINRDLVGPFAWRPRSRDVVQLGDMVHSVERLVELLGWTEELQDLMRQEAEKLNGRDR; this comes from the exons ATGGCACGGTGGGTTCGGCCTGCTCTTTGCGCCCTCAGGCTCTGGGGCCCGGCAG TGGCTGGCATCCCTGCCTCCAAGCTGGTTGAAGCTCACGGATCCTTTGCCTCTGCCACGTGCACTGTCTGCCGAAGGCCCTTCCCAGGGAAGGACGTTTGG GCCGAAGTGATGGTGGACAGGATCCCCCGCTGTCCAGTCTGCACTGGCATCGTGAAGCCCGACATCGTGTTCTTTGGGGAGACGCTGCCCCAGAGGTTCTTGCTACATGTGGTTGATTTCCCCATGGCGGATGTGCTGCTTATCCTCGGGACCTCCCTGGAG GTAGAACCTTTTGCCAGCTTGTCTGAGGCCGTGCGGAGCTCGGTGCCCCGACTGCTCATCAACCGGGACCTGGTGGGGCCCTTTGCTTGGCGTCCTCGCAGCAGGGACGTGGTCCAGCTAGGGGATATGGTTCACAGCGTGGAAAGGCTGGTGGAGCTTCTGGGCTGGACAGAAGAGTTGCAGGACCTCATGCGGCAGGAAGCCGAGAAG CTCAATGGACGGGACAGATAG
- the SIRT3 gene encoding NAD-dependent protein deacetylase sirtuin-3, mitochondrial isoform X3, with amino-acid sequence MVGAGVSTPSGIPDFRSPRSGLYSNLQRYDLPYPEAIFELTFFHHNPKPFFALAKELHPGSYRPNVIHYFLRLLHDKGLLLRLYTQNIDGLERVAGIPASKLVEAHGSFASATCTVCRRPFPGKDVWAEVMVDRIPRCPVCTGIVKPDIVFFGETLPQRFLLHVVDFPMADVLLILGTSLEVEPFASLSEAVRSSVPRLLINRDLVGPFAWRPRSRDVVQLGDMVHSVERLVELLGWTEELQDLMRQEAEKLNGRDR; translated from the exons ATGGTGGGGGCCGGCGTCAGCACGCCCAGCGGCATTCCGGACTTCAG GTCTCCAAGGAGCGGCCTGTACAGCAACCTGCAGCGGTACGACCTCCCATACCCTGAGGCCATTTTCGAGCTCACTTTCTTCCATCACAACCCCAAGCCCTTTTTCGCTCTGGCCAAGGAGCTGCACCCCGGGAGCTACAGGCCCAATGTCATACACTATTTCCTCCGCCTGCTCCACGACAAGGGGCTGCTTCTGCGGCTCTACACACAGAACATCGATGGGCTCGAGAGAG TGGCTGGCATCCCTGCCTCCAAGCTGGTTGAAGCTCACGGATCCTTTGCCTCTGCCACGTGCACTGTCTGCCGAAGGCCCTTCCCAGGGAAGGACGTTTGG GCCGAAGTGATGGTGGACAGGATCCCCCGCTGTCCAGTCTGCACTGGCATCGTGAAGCCCGACATCGTGTTCTTTGGGGAGACGCTGCCCCAGAGGTTCTTGCTACATGTGGTTGATTTCCCCATGGCGGATGTGCTGCTTATCCTCGGGACCTCCCTGGAG GTAGAACCTTTTGCCAGCTTGTCTGAGGCCGTGCGGAGCTCGGTGCCCCGACTGCTCATCAACCGGGACCTGGTGGGGCCCTTTGCTTGGCGTCCTCGCAGCAGGGACGTGGTCCAGCTAGGGGATATGGTTCACAGCGTGGAAAGGCTGGTGGAGCTTCTGGGCTGGACAGAAGAGTTGCAGGACCTCATGCGGCAGGAAGCCGAGAAG CTCAATGGACGGGACAGATAG
- the SIRT3 gene encoding NAD-dependent protein deacetylase sirtuin-3, mitochondrial isoform X5 — MVDRIPRCPVCTGIVKPDIVFFGETLPQRFLLHVVDFPMADVLLILGTSLEVEPFASLSEAVRSSVPRLLINRDLVGPFAWRPRSRDVVQLGDMVHSVERLVELLGWTEELQDLMRQEAEKLNGRDR; from the exons ATGGTGGACAGGATCCCCCGCTGTCCAGTCTGCACTGGCATCGTGAAGCCCGACATCGTGTTCTTTGGGGAGACGCTGCCCCAGAGGTTCTTGCTACATGTGGTTGATTTCCCCATGGCGGATGTGCTGCTTATCCTCGGGACCTCCCTGGAG GTAGAACCTTTTGCCAGCTTGTCTGAGGCCGTGCGGAGCTCGGTGCCCCGACTGCTCATCAACCGGGACCTGGTGGGGCCCTTTGCTTGGCGTCCTCGCAGCAGGGACGTGGTCCAGCTAGGGGATATGGTTCACAGCGTGGAAAGGCTGGTGGAGCTTCTGGGCTGGACAGAAGAGTTGCAGGACCTCATGCGGCAGGAAGCCGAGAAG CTCAATGGACGGGACAGATAG
- the RIC8A gene encoding synembryn-A, translating to MEPRVVADAVETGEEDVIMEALRTYNRENSQSFTFDDAQQEDRKRLAELLVAVLERGLPPSRRVTWLQSIRILTRDRSCLEPFTSRQSLQALASYAGIALEGSVPEPLDMDVVLESLKCLCNLVLSSPVAQVLAAEARLVVRLAERVGLYHKSSFPHEVQFFDLRLLFLLTALRTDARQQLFQELQGVRLLTAALELTLGMTPDGGPPELLPPQETERAMEILKVLFNITFDSIKREVDEEDAALYRHLGTILRHCMMVAAAGDRTEEFHGHTVNLLGNLPLKCLDVLLTLEPHEGSLEFLGANMDVIHVLLSFLEKRLHQTHRLKESVAPVLSVLTECARMHRPARKFLKAQVLPPLRDVRTRPEVGELLRNKLVRLMTHLDTDVKRVAAEFLFVLCSESVPRFIKYTGYGNAAGLLAARGLMAGGRPEGQYSEDEDTDTEEYKEAKASINPVTGRVEEEPPNPMEGMTEEQKEHEAMKLVNMFDKLSRHRVIQPMGMSPRGQLTSLQDAICETMEGQLSSEPDSDPD from the exons ATGGAGCCCCGGGTGGTTGCGGATGCTGTGGAGACGGGAGAGGAggatgtgattatggaggctctGCGCACGTACAACCGGGAG AACTCCCAGAGTTTCACGTTTGATGATGCCCAACAGGAGGACAGGAAG AGACTGGCAGAGCTGCTGGTCGCGGTTCTGGAGCGGGGCTTGCCACCGTCCCGCCGCGTCACCTGGCTGCAGAGCATCCGCATCCTGACCAGAGACCGCAGCTGCCTGGAGCCTTTCACCAGCCGCCAGAGCCTGCAGGCACTTGCCTCCTATGCTGGCATCGCCTTGGAGGGGTCCGTCCCTGAGCCTCTGGACATGGACGTTGTACTCGAGTCCCTTAAGTGCCTGTGCAACCTCGTGCTCAGCAGCCCGGTGGCACAGGTGCTGGCCGCAGAAGCCCGCCTGGTGGTGAGGCTCGCAGAGCGTGTGGGGCTGTATCACAAGAGCAGCTTCCCACACGAAGTCCAGTTTTTTGACTTGCGCCTCCTCTTCCTGCTCACGGCACTTCGCACTGATGCGCGCCAGCAGCTGTTTCAGGAGTTGCAGGGGGTGCGCCTGCTGACTGCTGCCTTGGAGCTGACACTGGGAATGACCCCTGATGGGGGCCCTCCTGagctccttcctccccaggagaCTGAGCGGGCCATGGAGATCCTCAAAGTGCTCTTCAACATCACCTTTGACTCCATTAAGAGGGAAGTGGATGAG GAAGATGCTGCCCTTTATCGGCACCTGGGGACTATTCTGCGGCACTGTATGATGGTCGCTGCTGCTGGAGACCGCACAGAAGAGTTTCACGG CCACACAGTGAATCTCTTGGGAAATTTGCCCCTCAAGTGTCTGGACGTCCTTCTTACCCTGGAGCCACATGAAGGTTCCCTGGAGTTCCTGGGAGCAAACATGGATGTGATTCATGTCCTCCTCAGCTTCCTAGAAAAGCGTCTGCACCAG ACGCACAGGCTGAAAGAGAGCGTGGCCCCCGTGCTGAGCGTACTGACGGAGTGTGCCCGCATGCACCGCCCTGCAAGGAAGTTCCTGAAGGCCCAG GTGCTGCCCCCACTGCGGGACGTGAGGACGCGGCCCGAGGTCGGGGAGCTGTTGCGGAACAAGCTCGTTCGCCTCATGACGCACCTGGATACTGACGTGAAGAGAGTGGCAGCCGAGTTCCTGTTTGTCCTGTGCTCGGAGAGTG TGCCCCGATTCATCAAGTACACGGGCTACGGGAACGCTGCTGGCCTCCTGGCTGCCAGGGGCCTCATGGCTGGGGGCCGGCCTGAGGGCCAGTATTCGGAGGATGAGGACACGGACACAGAGGAGTACAAAGAAGCCAAGGCCAG CATAAACCCAGTGACCGGGAGGGTGGAGGAAGAACCGCCCAACCCCATGGAGGGCATGACAGAGGAGCAGAAGGAACATGAGGCCATGAAGCTGGTGAACATGTTTGACAAGCTCTCCAG GCACAGAGTCATCCAGCCTATGGGGATGAGTCCCCGGGGTCAGCTCACATCCCTGCAGGATGCCATTTGTGAGACCATGGAAGGGCAGCTCTCCTCGGAACCCGACTCAGACCCCGACTGA